The sequence AGGTCGAACTCTCAGAACTCTTCCAAAGTTTAGAAAAATTGGGTATGGACAGGGAATCTGTCTTTCGAGACCAAATTCTGAAAACCTTACGACTTAAGTGGAATGACATTGTAGGTGATTACTTTGGTAAACAGAGTTTTCCCAAATCCATTGATGGAAAAAAACTCACAGTTGTTTGTCGTCACTCGATGATCTCCCAGGAACTGGAGTTCCAAAAGACGGAACTTTTAACGAAAGTGAACTCAATTACGAACCCGGTTTTATTGGAAAAAATTCACTTTAAAACTGGAAACGAATTCCAAAATCCTAAGTCTTAAGTCACTTAAATCTCCCCGATTTCACTTGCCCTTCGAGGGTCTTTCTAGGATACTTCCTATAGGGTATCTTATAAATCTATGTCCAACCAAACCGATCCAAACGCCTATTCAGCCTCGAAAATTAAGATCCTAGAGGGTCTAGAAGCGGTGCGGAAACGCCCCGGAATGTATATCGGAACCCAAGATGAGTCCGGCCTACATAAGATGGTTTATGAGGTTGTGGATAACTCTGTGGATGAGGCAATGGCTGGCCATTGTACAGAAATTGATGTCCGCATTTTACCAGACCATATCATTGAAGTTCGGGATAATGGTCGCGGAATTCCCACAGGAATTCACCCGGATAAAGGTAAGTCTACCATTGAGGTGGTATTAACTATACTACACGCCGGTGGTAAGTTTGAAAACGATGCTTATAAAGTTTCCGGTGGTTTGCACGGGGTAGGGGTTTCTGTCGTTAATGCTCTTTCTACTTATTTAGAAGTGGAAGTCCACCAAGAGGGAAAACTACACTATCAAAAATACCAAGCAGGTGTTCCTGTTGAAGATGTAAAAATCATCGGAGATACAACACATCGTGGAACAGTTGT comes from Leptospira harrisiae and encodes:
- a CDS encoding DUF721 domain-containing protein; translated protein: MKKVELSELFQSLEKLGMDRESVFRDQILKTLRLKWNDIVGDYFGKQSFPKSIDGKKLTVVCRHSMISQELEFQKTELLTKVNSITNPVLLEKIHFKTGNEFQNPKS